The genomic segment GAAGGTGGCTGCACATGGAATATTTATCATCACATTCGCCTAGAGTTGGGCTTGAAGATATCGTTCACGCTCAAATGCATTTGAAAGACGTCATTCTCCGCACGCCGTTGCAATATAATCGCGTGCTCTCCGAGCGTTACGGCTGCAACGTCCTGCTGAAACGCGAGGACCTGCAAATTGTGCGCTCCTTTAAAATTCGCGGAGCCTACCATCTTATGCGCTCGCTGCCGCCAGAGCGGCTTGCCGCTGGCGTCGTCTGCGCAAGCGCAGGCAATCATGCGCAGGGCGTTGCCTACTCCTGCCATGCGCTCGGCATCCCAGGCAAAATCTATATGCCTAGCACAACGCCGCGCCAGAAGGTGAATCAAGTGTCCTTCTTCGGCGGGGATAGTGTTGAAGTTATTTTGACCGGCGACACGTTTGATGATGCTTATGCAGAAGCTATTAAGGAGAGCGAACGCAGCGGAACGGCTTTTGTCCATCCTTTTGATGATTTGAAAATCGTTGCCGGCAATGGCACCGTTGGACAAGAACTGATGGAAGCGTCGGATACGGTACCGGATTTTGTGTTTGTAACCGTTGGAGGCGGCGGCCTGGCCGCTGGCGTAGCCTCGTATGTAAAAGCCATTTCGCCGGAAACGAAAGTTATTGGCGTTGAGCCGGAAGGCGCACAGTCGCTGCGCGAGTCGCTCGATGCCGGGGAAGTCGTTACGCTTGAGCATATCGACAAATTCGTCGATGGCGCTGCCGTGAAGCGAATCGGCAAGCTGACGTTCGCGATCTGCCGCGAATTGCTCGATGATACCGTGCCTGTTCCCGAAGGCAAAATTTGTACGACCATGCTCGATCTCTACAATGAAAATGCAATTGTAGCGGAGCCAGCAGGCGCGCTGCCCATTGCCGCACTTGATATGTTCAGAGATCAAATCGCCGGAAAAACAGTCGTATGCGTCATTAGCGGAGGAAACAACGATATTGACCGCATGCAGGAAATTAAAGAGCGTTCGCTCATTTATGAGGGATACAAGCATTATTTCATGCTAAATTTCCCGCAGCGCGCGGGTGCGCTGCGAGAATTTCTCGATGATGTGCTCGGTCCGACCGATGACATCACCCGCTTCGAGTATACGAAAAAGCACAATAAGGACAATGGCCCGTCACTCGTCGGCATTGAGCTTAAGCACCGCGAGGACTATGAGCCTTTGATCAGCCGTATGCATATGAAAGGCTACTCCTTCATCGAGCTGAACAAAGACCCTGTGCTGTTCAATTTATTAATTTGATGTACGGCTATTCATTCACCGATTACCAAGCGTAAGCTTTAGGTGCGTCGCCGCCCGGCCCTGGGAAAATCTCATCGATGCGGGCGAGCGTCGCGCTATCAAGCTCCAGTTCTACCGCACGAAGCGAGCGCTCGAATTGCTCCAGTGTGCGTACCCCAATAATCGGAGCTGTAACCGCGGGATTCGCCAGCAGCCATGCGAGCGATACGAGATCCTCAGGCTCACCCAGCTCATCACAAAGCTTCGCATATTCATCCAGCTGCGCGCGATGCTTGTCCAGACGTTTCGTGTCGCCACTGCGGCGTCCGCCATTATCCCGGCGGTGATTGCCTGCAAGCAGCCCGCCATCCAGTGGACTCCACGGTATAACGCCAAGACCGAGCGCCTTCGATGCAGGAAGCACTTCCAGCTCCGGCAGACGGCATAGCAAATTATATTTGTGCTGCTCGGATACGAGCCCCAAAATCCCTCTGGCCTTCGCCTCGCCCTGTGCTACCGCAATATCCCAGCCAGCAAAGTTGCTGGAGCCGACATACCCGATTTTGCCTTGCGAGACTGCCGTTTCAAAAGCGCTCCACAATTCATTCCAATGAACATTCCGATCCACATGGTGCATCTGATAAAGCTCAATATGATCCGTCTGCAAACGTCTCAGCGAGCCTTCCAAATGGCGGCGAATTTTATAAGCGGACAAGCCGGCTTCCCGGTTCGGGCCATCATGATTATCACTCATATCGCCATATACTTTGGTTGCCAGCACGGTGCGCTCACGGCGCCCGCCGCCTTGGCTAAACCATTTTCCGATAATTTCCTCCGTACGTCCGGCGTTTTCACCCCAGCCATAAATGTTTGCCGTATCAATAAAATTAATGCCTGCATCAAGCGCAGCATCCAAAATCCGGAACGCTTCCTTCTCATCTGTATCCACACCAAAATTCATGGTACCAAGGCATAAGCGGCTAACACGCAAACCCGACTGACCCAAATAAGTGTATTGCATAAAAGAAAGTCACTCCTTCAATTTTATGATTGCCATACCCTTCCTATTATACATGATCAAAAGTCCGCTACCAACCTGCAAGCGCATGCAAAACCAGCTCATCCCCCAATGAAAGCATTTAGGCCGATTATGGGTAAAATTTTGATACACAGGCGAAAATAAGCCCGTTATGAGCGACAACGGCAGTTGAATCCCGTTTAAGAGAGAGGGTGATGGCATGGCTATATTTTCTTCCATAATAGTTTTGCTTGCTTTAATCGGGCTGTCCAATATTATCAATCGGCATCTTCCGGTTGTTCCGGTTCCGCTGATCCAAATTGCGCTTGGCATTGCGATTACCCTTATTCCGTCCGGCGTCCATATGACGCTGGAGCCCGAGCTATTTTTCATATTATTCGTCGCGCCGCTGCTGTACAACGATGGCAAGCATACGCCGCGCAATGAATTATGGAGGCTTCGCGCTCCGATTTTTCTGCTCGCCGTCGGCCTTGTGTTCGTCACTGTGTTTCTTATCGGCTATGCGATCCACTTTATGATTCCGTCCATTCCGCTGCCGTCAGCGTTTGGGCTTGCTGCTCTGCTTTCCCCTACCGATGCCGTAGCAGTCAATGCTTTAGCGGGGCGGGTTAATCTGCCCAAGAGCTTGCGGCATTTGCTGGAGGGAGAAGCGCTGATGAACGACGCCTCCGGGCTCGTCGCCTTTAAATTTGCGATGGCAGCTGCGCTAAACGGCACTTTCTCCTTAACGAAAGCAAGCATCAGCTTTGTCGTTATTGCGACGGGCGGCCTTGCGGTTGGCTGCGTGCTGGCCTTCCTGATTACAGGACTTCGCGCTGTTTTGCGCAGGTCAGGTCTGGAAGATCCAACGCTGCATATGCTTATTCATATGCTCACGCCATTTGCCCTTTATTTGACTGGCGAGCATCTTGGCGTATCCGGCATTTTGGCAGCTGTAGCCGGGGGCGTCGTCCACGCCGTCGAACGCGATGAATATGATAAGGCGCGGGCCCGGAACGATGAAATGCCTGATCATACATGGCCGGTTATTTTGTACATATTGAATGGGCTTGTTTTTGTTATTTTAGGATTGCAAATTCCTGTTGTCTTCAGCACCGTTTTCGATAATCCCGCGATTAACTCGCTTCGAGTGACGGGTTATGCGTGCTTGATTTTTGTTATGCTGCTGCTTCTGCGTTTTTTATGGACGTACGCCTTTTCAAGAGGGGGCCGTTTATTCGGCTCTGAGAAGCTGTCGATTAAAATTTTGGCCATGACTTCGCTTTCTGGCGTACGCGGCGCCATTACGCTTGCCGGCGCCTTTTCTATTCCGCTGCTTCTTATCGATGGAAATCCGTTTCCCGAGCGGAATGTCATCATTTTTATTGCGACTGCGGTTATATTGTTATCGCTGCTCGTGGCGAGCACCGTGCTTCCGCTTCTGGCAAGCAGCAGCGATACGGGCAATGAAGCAAAACGGACGGAGAAAGAGCGCCAAGGGCAGCTCAAAATGATGAATGCGGCCATTCAAGCCATCCACCAGGCGGCGAGCAAGGAAAACGAAGCAGAAACATCTGCCGTCCTTGCCGAATATGAGCGCTGGTTCCGCATGCTGGAGCTTCAGAAGCCCCAATTGGC from the Paenibacillus sp. BIHB 4019 genome contains:
- the ilvA gene encoding threonine ammonia-lyase IlvA yields the protein MEYLSSHSPRVGLEDIVHAQMHLKDVILRTPLQYNRVLSERYGCNVLLKREDLQIVRSFKIRGAYHLMRSLPPERLAAGVVCASAGNHAQGVAYSCHALGIPGKIYMPSTTPRQKVNQVSFFGGDSVEVILTGDTFDDAYAEAIKESERSGTAFVHPFDDLKIVAGNGTVGQELMEASDTVPDFVFVTVGGGGLAAGVASYVKAISPETKVIGVEPEGAQSLRESLDAGEVVTLEHIDKFVDGAAVKRIGKLTFAICRELLDDTVPVPEGKICTTMLDLYNENAIVAEPAGALPIAALDMFRDQIAGKTVVCVISGGNNDIDRMQEIKERSLIYEGYKHYFMLNFPQRAGALREFLDDVLGPTDDITRFEYTKKHNKDNGPSLVGIELKHREDYEPLISRMHMKGYSFIELNKDPVLFNLLI
- a CDS encoding aldo/keto reductase; this translates as MQYTYLGQSGLRVSRLCLGTMNFGVDTDEKEAFRILDAALDAGINFIDTANIYGWGENAGRTEEIIGKWFSQGGGRRERTVLATKVYGDMSDNHDGPNREAGLSAYKIRRHLEGSLRRLQTDHIELYQMHHVDRNVHWNELWSAFETAVSQGKIGYVGSSNFAGWDIAVAQGEAKARGILGLVSEQHKYNLLCRLPELEVLPASKALGLGVIPWSPLDGGLLAGNHRRDNGGRRSGDTKRLDKHRAQLDEYAKLCDELGEPEDLVSLAWLLANPAVTAPIIGVRTLEQFERSLRAVELELDSATLARIDEIFPGPGGDAPKAYAW
- a CDS encoding Na+/H+ antiporter gives rise to the protein MAIFSSIIVLLALIGLSNIINRHLPVVPVPLIQIALGIAITLIPSGVHMTLEPELFFILFVAPLLYNDGKHTPRNELWRLRAPIFLLAVGLVFVTVFLIGYAIHFMIPSIPLPSAFGLAALLSPTDAVAVNALAGRVNLPKSLRHLLEGEALMNDASGLVAFKFAMAAALNGTFSLTKASISFVVIATGGLAVGCVLAFLITGLRAVLRRSGLEDPTLHMLIHMLTPFALYLTGEHLGVSGILAAVAGGVVHAVERDEYDKARARNDEMPDHTWPVILYILNGLVFVILGLQIPVVFSTVFDNPAINSLRVTGYACLIFVMLLLLRFLWTYAFSRGGRLFGSEKLSIKILAMTSLSGVRGAITLAGAFSIPLLLIDGNPFPERNVIIFIATAVILLSLLVASTVLPLLASSSDTGNEAKRTEKERQGQLKMMNAAIQAIHQAASKENEAETSAVLAEYERWFRMLELQKPQLAMKRADEGIIDMRIEAFRIEREAARRMLAQDEISKPQFELFEQSLEQLEQMLAGRRSFWPIIMKKLLNSLLEMLSLRKTKSHAQLGQSDREALRRLKLRACDAVIGTFDKQLDEHRSEERSELISHYHFIKEKLQKPRSPKKDGGDADVQRDLHWVAIQAERVEVQSLYERGEINREIANKLRQFIRNREASILEEG